One stretch of Lysobacter sp. KIS68-7 DNA includes these proteins:
- a CDS encoding NADH-quinone oxidoreductase subunit J has product MDLATLSFYAFATMAIAAAVGVISVRNPVQAALLLVLTFFSVACTWILAGAEFLGIALILVYVGAVMVLFLFVVMMLDIDVAPLREGFVRYLPIGAAVAIAMLIEISMLIGVKVLVQAPLAADAAAAANIPNTTWLARALFTDFLLPFEVAAVILTIAVVAAVMLTLRRRTGVKHQSPSAQARVRASDRLRVVKMDAVKPAAPAATEETPR; this is encoded by the coding sequence ATGGATCTCGCAACGCTTTCGTTCTACGCCTTCGCCACCATGGCCATCGCCGCGGCCGTCGGTGTCATCAGCGTGAGGAACCCGGTGCAGGCAGCGCTGCTGCTCGTGCTCACGTTCTTCTCCGTGGCCTGTACCTGGATCCTCGCCGGCGCCGAATTCCTCGGCATCGCGCTGATCCTGGTCTACGTGGGCGCGGTGATGGTGCTGTTCCTGTTCGTGGTGATGATGCTCGACATCGACGTCGCGCCGCTGCGCGAGGGCTTCGTGCGCTACCTGCCGATCGGCGCGGCCGTTGCCATCGCGATGCTGATCGAGATCAGCATGCTGATCGGCGTGAAGGTGCTCGTGCAGGCGCCGCTCGCCGCCGATGCGGCCGCCGCGGCCAACATCCCGAACACCACCTGGCTCGCGCGTGCGCTGTTCACCGACTTCCTGCTGCCCTTCGAAGTGGCGGCGGTGATCCTGACCATCGCCGTCGTGGCCGCCGTGATGCTGACGCTGCGCCGCCGCACCGGCGTGAAGCACCAGAGTCCGTCGGCACAGGCGCGCGTGCGTGCCTCCGACCGCCTGCGCGTCGTGAAGATGGATGCCGTGAAGCCGGCCGCGCCGGCCGCCACCGAGGAGACCCCGCGATGA
- the nuoG gene encoding NADH-quinone oxidoreductase subunit NuoG translates to MSAVETDVKPVVPEGHVAIEIDGVAMTAPKGSMIIQAADKAGIPIPRFCYHDKLSIAANCRMCLVEVEKMPKPAPACATPVMDGMKIVTRSDKALKSQRNVMEFLLINHPLDCPICDQGGECELQDLSLGYGRSVSRFSERKRVVADEDFGPLVASDMTRCIQCTRCVRFTAEVAGTYELGGMMRGENLQIGTYDGKPLTTELSGNVIDVCPVGALTNKVFRFRARPWELVARESIGFHDALGSNLFLHVRRGEVLRTVPRDNEAVNECWLSDRDRYSHQGLYAADRAMKPMVRDGDNWRETSWEEALAKAAKILRDNGGDQLGVLVHPSTSNEEGALLARLADGLGTGNLDHRIAQHDLSDAAVAERAGMAVADIENADAIVIVGSHLRHELPLLHQRLRKAVKKGARVHMVNPVDFDVAFDVASKTIVPPSQLSTALAGVDIKGAQRAVVIVGAVAELGTHAAAIRAAVRGFAAANDAAVCRIPQGANALGLAQHGVLPSARDANAMLADARSAYVIYGIEPGLDFADQAQAFKALGNAQVVAFSHFACESTRKVADVILPIGALPEIDGSLTNLDGFVQHGTAGGKLPGDARAGWRVLRALGGDLGVAGFDFTDYAGMRAGLSERNVQVVKGGVPPHAQVHGAGLEVVASQAIYRSDATVRRAAALQAHPLTLGARVVLHPEDAGEAGVHPDGVAKVSNATGTATLPVATSDKVARGTAWVESGYGATAALLTGNVEVRRA, encoded by the coding sequence ATGAGCGCCGTTGAGACTGATGTGAAGCCCGTCGTGCCGGAAGGCCACGTCGCCATCGAGATCGACGGCGTCGCGATGACCGCGCCGAAGGGCTCGATGATCATCCAGGCCGCCGACAAGGCCGGCATCCCGATCCCGCGCTTCTGCTACCACGACAAGCTGAGCATCGCGGCGAACTGCCGCATGTGCCTGGTCGAAGTGGAAAAGATGCCGAAGCCCGCGCCCGCGTGCGCGACGCCGGTGATGGACGGCATGAAGATCGTCACGCGCAGCGACAAGGCACTGAAGTCGCAGCGCAACGTGATGGAATTCCTGCTCATCAACCATCCGCTCGACTGCCCGATCTGCGACCAGGGCGGCGAGTGCGAACTGCAGGACCTCTCGCTCGGCTACGGCCGTTCGGTCTCGCGCTTCTCCGAGCGCAAGCGCGTGGTGGCCGACGAGGACTTCGGTCCGCTCGTCGCCTCCGACATGACGCGCTGCATCCAGTGCACGCGCTGCGTGCGCTTCACCGCGGAAGTCGCCGGCACCTACGAGCTCGGCGGCATGATGCGCGGCGAGAACCTGCAGATCGGCACCTACGACGGCAAGCCGCTGACGACCGAACTGTCCGGCAACGTCATCGACGTCTGCCCGGTCGGCGCGCTGACCAACAAGGTGTTCCGCTTCCGTGCGCGTCCGTGGGAACTGGTCGCGCGCGAATCGATCGGCTTCCACGATGCACTGGGCAGCAACCTGTTCCTGCACGTGCGCCGCGGCGAAGTGCTGCGCACCGTGCCGCGCGACAACGAAGCGGTCAACGAATGCTGGCTGTCGGACCGCGACCGCTATTCGCACCAGGGCCTGTACGCCGCCGACCGCGCGATGAAGCCGATGGTGCGCGACGGTGACAACTGGCGCGAAACCTCCTGGGAAGAAGCGCTGGCCAAGGCCGCGAAGATCCTGCGCGACAACGGCGGCGACCAGCTCGGCGTGCTCGTGCACCCGTCGACGTCGAACGAAGAGGGTGCGCTGCTTGCGCGCCTGGCCGACGGCCTGGGCACCGGCAACCTCGACCACCGCATCGCGCAGCACGATCTCTCCGACGCCGCCGTCGCCGAACGCGCCGGCATGGCCGTGGCCGACATCGAGAACGCCGACGCGATCGTGATCGTCGGTTCGCACCTGCGCCACGAACTGCCGCTGCTGCACCAGCGCCTCCGCAAGGCGGTGAAGAAGGGCGCGCGCGTGCACATGGTCAATCCGGTCGACTTCGACGTGGCCTTCGACGTCGCGTCGAAGACGATCGTGCCGCCGTCGCAGCTTTCGACCGCACTCGCCGGCGTCGACATCAAGGGCGCGCAGCGCGCCGTGGTGATCGTTGGCGCCGTTGCCGAACTCGGCACGCACGCCGCCGCGATCCGCGCCGCGGTGCGCGGTTTCGCCGCCGCCAACGACGCCGCCGTGTGCCGCATCCCGCAGGGCGCGAATGCGCTCGGCCTGGCGCAGCACGGCGTGCTGCCGTCGGCGCGCGATGCGAACGCGATGCTCGCCGATGCCCGCAGCGCGTACGTGATCTACGGCATCGAGCCGGGCCTCGACTTCGCCGACCAGGCGCAGGCGTTCAAGGCGCTGGGCAATGCGCAGGTCGTGGCCTTCAGCCATTTCGCATGCGAATCCACGCGCAAGGTCGCCGACGTGATCCTGCCGATCGGTGCGCTGCCGGAAATCGACGGCTCGCTGACCAACCTCGACGGCTTCGTGCAGCACGGCACCGCTGGCGGCAAGCTGCCAGGCGACGCGCGTGCCGGTTGGCGCGTCCTGCGTGCGCTCGGTGGCGACCTCGGTGTCGCGGGCTTCGACTTCACCGATTACGCCGGCATGCGCGCAGGTTTGTCCGAACGCAACGTGCAGGTCGTCAAGGGCGGCGTGCCGCCGCACGCGCAGGTGCATGGCGCCGGCCTTGAAGTGGTGGCCTCGCAGGCGATCTATCGCAGCGATGCCACGGTGCGTCGGGCGGCCGCGCTGCAGGCGCATCCGCTGACGCTCGGCGCGCGCGTCGTCCTGCATCCCGAGGATGCGGGCGAGGCGGGCGTTCATCCGGACGGCGTGGCGAAGGTGTCCAACGCAACCGGCACGGCAACGCTGCCGGTGGCCACGAGCGACAAGGTCGCGCGCGGCACCGCGTGGGTGGAATCCGGTTATGGCGCGACGGCTGCGCTGCTCACGGGCAACGTGGAGGTTCGTCGCGCATGA
- the nuoI gene encoding NADH-quinone oxidoreductase subunit NuoI, with protein MTRIVSFFRSLLLIELAQGLMLTGKYLFRPKYTLMYPMEKTPQSPRFRGLHALRRYPNGEERCIACKLCEAVCPALAITIDSEQRADGTRRTTRYDIDLFKCIFCGFCEESCPVDSIVETHLHEYHFTARGQNIVTKPQLLAIGDRLEAEIAARRAADAPFR; from the coding sequence ATGACTCGAATCGTTTCCTTTTTCCGCAGCCTGCTGCTCATCGAGCTGGCACAGGGCCTGATGCTCACGGGCAAGTACCTGTTCCGCCCGAAGTACACGTTGATGTACCCGATGGAAAAGACGCCGCAGTCGCCGCGCTTCCGCGGCCTGCACGCGCTGCGCCGCTATCCCAACGGCGAAGAGCGCTGCATCGCCTGCAAGTTGTGCGAAGCGGTGTGCCCGGCGCTGGCGATCACCATCGACTCGGAGCAGCGCGCCGACGGCACCCGCCGGACCACGCGCTACGACATCGATCTGTTCAAGTGCATCTTCTGCGGGTTCTGCGAGGAGTCGTGCCCGGTGGACTCGATCGTCGAGACGCACCTGCACGAATACCACTTCACTGCGCGCGGCCAGAACATCGTGACCAAGCCGCAGCTGCTGGCCATCGGCGACAGGCTCGAGGCGGAAATCGCCGCGCGCCGCGCCGCCGACGCACCGTTCCGCTGA
- the nuoL gene encoding NADH-quinone oxidoreductase subunit L translates to MPGVEFTLSKTMLVWVVLAPLIGAILAGLFGKRIGRVGAHTVTIGGVAISCALSMYVLWQLVGQGAAPFNQNLYTWFEIGGYNAHVGFMVDKLTAMMMVVVTFVSLLVHIYTIGYMEEDPGYQRFFSYISLFTFSMLMLVMSNNFLQLFFGWEAVGLVSYLLIGFWFKRPSAIFANLKAFLVNRVGDFGFLLGIAGVLYWFGSLDYATVFANASSIMGGGQTVEIFSGHAWSIATVICICLFIGAMGKSAQVPLHVWLPDSMEGPTPISALIHAATMVTAGIFMVARMSPLFELSPAALNFVLFIGATTAFWTGLIGIVQNDIKRVVAYSTLSQLGYMTVALGVGAYSAGVYHLMTHAFFKALLFLGAGSVIIGMHHEQDMRRMGGLKKYMPITYWTMVIGTLALVGTPFFSGFYSKDTIIEAAELAAHGNPGFTVQTYAYWAVLLGAFVTSFYSFRLLYMTFHGKERFHDPVPEHYIAPEADSTEHEDAISHAHDAHDDHHDDHGHAHTPHESPWVVTVPLILLAIPSIIIGFFTAGPMLFGKTWDAAQERLPFFLGAIDMPEHGTMANLAEEFHGAVNFAIHGFAAPAFWLAFAGFALATFLYVFRPDLPGKIAHALRWPVRVLERKYFMDDLWIDGFAGGGVALGQVSRQVDSKVIDGVVVNGSARVVDLVSGVVRQLQSGYLYHYAFAMIVGLIALLAVINHYWM, encoded by the coding sequence ATGCCGGGCGTTGAATTCACCCTCTCGAAGACGATGCTGGTGTGGGTCGTCCTCGCGCCGCTGATCGGCGCGATCCTGGCCGGCCTGTTCGGCAAGCGCATCGGCCGCGTCGGCGCGCACACGGTCACCATCGGCGGCGTGGCGATCAGCTGCGCGCTGTCGATGTACGTGCTGTGGCAGCTGGTGGGGCAGGGCGCTGCGCCGTTCAACCAGAACCTGTACACCTGGTTCGAGATCGGCGGTTACAACGCGCACGTCGGCTTCATGGTCGACAAGCTCACCGCGATGATGATGGTCGTGGTCACCTTCGTGTCGCTGCTGGTGCACATCTACACCATCGGCTACATGGAAGAAGACCCGGGCTACCAGCGCTTCTTCAGCTACATCTCGCTGTTCACCTTCTCGATGCTCATGCTGGTGATGAGCAACAACTTCCTGCAGCTGTTCTTCGGCTGGGAAGCGGTGGGCCTGGTGTCGTACCTGCTGATCGGCTTCTGGTTCAAGCGCCCGAGCGCGATCTTCGCCAACCTCAAGGCCTTCCTGGTCAACCGCGTCGGCGACTTCGGCTTCCTGCTGGGCATCGCGGGCGTGCTGTACTGGTTCGGCTCGCTGGACTACGCGACGGTGTTCGCCAACGCGTCGTCGATCATGGGCGGCGGGCAGACCGTCGAGATCTTCTCGGGCCACGCCTGGTCGATCGCGACCGTCATCTGCATCTGCCTGTTCATCGGCGCCATGGGCAAGTCGGCGCAGGTGCCGCTGCACGTGTGGCTGCCCGACTCGATGGAAGGCCCGACGCCGATCTCCGCGCTGATCCACGCCGCGACGATGGTGACCGCGGGCATCTTCATGGTGGCGCGCATGTCGCCGCTGTTCGAGCTCTCGCCGGCCGCGCTCAACTTCGTGCTGTTCATCGGCGCGACCACGGCGTTCTGGACCGGCCTGATCGGCATCGTGCAGAACGACATCAAGCGCGTCGTCGCGTACTCCACGTTGTCGCAGCTGGGCTACATGACGGTCGCGCTCGGCGTGGGCGCGTACTCGGCGGGCGTGTACCACCTGATGACCCACGCCTTCTTCAAGGCGCTGCTGTTCCTCGGTGCCGGCTCGGTGATCATCGGCATGCACCACGAACAGGACATGCGCCGGATGGGCGGCCTGAAGAAGTACATGCCCATCACCTACTGGACGATGGTCATCGGCACGCTGGCGCTGGTCGGCACGCCGTTCTTCAGCGGCTTCTATTCGAAGGACACGATCATCGAAGCGGCCGAGCTCGCCGCGCACGGAAATCCGGGCTTCACCGTGCAGACCTACGCGTACTGGGCCGTGCTGCTCGGCGCGTTCGTCACCTCGTTCTACAGCTTCCGCCTGCTGTACATGACCTTCCACGGGAAGGAACGCTTCCACGATCCGGTGCCGGAGCATTACATCGCGCCGGAGGCGGACTCGACGGAGCACGAGGACGCGATCTCGCATGCGCATGACGCGCACGACGACCACCATGACGACCATGGCCATGCGCATACGCCGCACGAGTCGCCGTGGGTCGTGACGGTCCCGCTGATCCTGCTCGCGATTCCCTCGATCATCATCGGCTTCTTCACTGCCGGTCCGATGCTGTTCGGCAAGACCTGGGACGCCGCGCAGGAGCGCCTGCCGTTCTTCCTCGGCGCGATCGACATGCCGGAGCACGGCACGATGGCGAACCTGGCAGAGGAATTCCACGGCGCGGTCAACTTCGCGATCCACGGCTTCGCTGCACCTGCCTTCTGGCTCGCCTTCGCCGGCTTCGCGCTCGCCACGTTCCTCTACGTGTTCCGCCCCGACCTGCCGGGCAAGATCGCGCATGCCCTGCGCTGGCCGGTGCGCGTGCTGGAGCGCAAGTACTTCATGGACGACCTGTGGATCGATGGCTTCGCCGGTGGCGGTGTCGCACTCGGCCAGGTGTCGCGCCAGGTGGACAGCAAGGTCATCGACGGGGTGGTGGTGAACGGCAGTGCGCGCGTGGTCGACCTCGTGTCGGGCGTCGTGCGCCAGCTGCAGTCCGGTTACCTGTACCACTACGCCTTCGCGATGATCGTTGGCCTGATCGCGCTGCTTGCCGTCATCAATCATTACTGGATGTAA
- the nuoH gene encoding NADH-quinone oxidoreductase subunit NuoH translates to MMMFIDPIRDFFLSFGALGALVWIVLKILAIAVPVILAVAFYVVWERKLIGWMHVRHGPMYVGKGILQAFADVFKLLFKEVVQPTVAQPFLYRLAPLIALVPAFAAWAVVPFDSKVVLSNANAGLLYLLAMTSLGVYGIILAGWASNSKYAFLGAMRAAAQVVSYEIAMGFALVGVLIAAGSLNLSDIVHAQEGNAGMFEWFMWPLFPLFVIYFVSGVAETNRAPFDVVEGESEIVAGHMVEYSGSQFALFFLAEYANMLLVSFLVSIFFVGGWLSPFQGLGIPFLSANGWPWLFLKVFFFASCFIWFRASFPRYRYDQIMRLGWKVFIPITIAWIFVTALMAYYNVFTPGQ, encoded by the coding sequence ATGATGATGTTCATCGACCCCATCCGTGACTTCTTCCTGTCCTTCGGCGCCCTCGGTGCCCTGGTCTGGATCGTCCTGAAGATCCTCGCCATCGCCGTGCCGGTGATCCTGGCCGTCGCGTTCTACGTGGTGTGGGAGCGCAAGCTGATCGGCTGGATGCACGTGCGCCACGGGCCGATGTACGTGGGCAAGGGCATCCTCCAGGCCTTCGCCGACGTGTTCAAGCTGCTGTTCAAGGAAGTGGTGCAGCCCACCGTGGCGCAGCCCTTCCTGTATCGACTCGCGCCCTTGATCGCGCTCGTGCCGGCGTTCGCCGCCTGGGCGGTGGTGCCCTTCGATTCGAAGGTCGTGCTGTCGAATGCGAACGCGGGCCTGCTGTACCTGCTCGCGATGACCTCGCTCGGCGTGTACGGGATCATCCTGGCGGGCTGGGCATCGAACTCGAAGTACGCCTTCCTCGGTGCGATGCGCGCCGCGGCGCAGGTTGTGTCCTACGAAATCGCGATGGGATTCGCGCTGGTCGGCGTGCTGATCGCCGCGGGCAGCCTGAACCTGTCGGACATCGTGCACGCGCAGGAAGGCAACGCGGGCATGTTCGAGTGGTTCATGTGGCCGCTGTTCCCGTTGTTCGTCATCTACTTCGTGTCCGGCGTGGCCGAGACCAACCGCGCGCCCTTCGACGTGGTGGAAGGCGAATCGGAAATCGTCGCCGGCCACATGGTCGAGTACTCCGGTTCGCAGTTCGCGCTGTTCTTCCTGGCCGAATACGCCAACATGCTGCTCGTCAGCTTCCTGGTGTCGATCTTCTTCGTGGGCGGCTGGCTCAGCCCGTTCCAGGGGCTCGGCATCCCGTTCCTGTCGGCGAATGGTTGGCCGTGGCTGTTCCTGAAGGTGTTCTTCTTCGCCAGCTGCTTCATCTGGTTCCGTGCTTCCTTCCCGCGCTACCGCTATGACCAGATCATGCGCCTGGGCTGGAAGGTCTTCATTCCGATCACCATCGCCTGGATCTTCGTAACGGCGCTGATGGCGTACTACAACGTGTTCACGCCGGGGCAGTGA
- the nuoK gene encoding NADH-quinone oxidoreductase subunit NuoK, translating to MALSLGHFLFLGAALFCIALAGIFLNRKNVIVLLMSIELMLLAVNINFVAFSRELGDAAGQVFVFFILTVAAAEAAIGLAILVTLFRNRRTINVAEIDTLKG from the coding sequence ATGGCCTTGTCCCTTGGGCACTTCCTGTTCCTGGGCGCGGCGCTGTTCTGCATCGCACTCGCCGGCATCTTCCTCAACCGGAAGAACGTGATCGTGCTGCTGATGTCGATCGAGCTGATGCTGCTCGCGGTCAACATCAACTTCGTCGCGTTCTCGCGCGAGCTCGGCGATGCCGCAGGCCAGGTGTTCGTGTTCTTCATCCTCACCGTGGCCGCCGCCGAGGCCGCCATCGGCCTGGCGATCCTGGTCACGCTGTTCCGCAACCGGCGCACGATCAACGTCGCCGAAATCGATACCTTGAAGGGCTGA
- a CDS encoding NADH-quinone oxidoreductase subunit M, which translates to MANAPLLSLLIWLPILGGALSLMLGENRASMARWLALGTALLALALSIPLFTGFDYAATGMQFVEQHQWIPAYDIRYALGADGISVALIGLTTLTTVLVLIGAWTAIDERVNQYVAAFLVLEGLMIGVFSALDGMLFYVFFEAMLIPMFIIIGVWGGPRRVYASIKFFLYTFLGSVFMLVGIIYLYLKGGSWQLADMAALPLTMQEQTWLFFAFLAAFSVKVPMFPVHTWLPDAHVEAPTGGSVVLAAIMLKIGGYGFLRFTLPIVPDAGHEFAWVVIALSLIAIVYIGFVALVQDDMKKLIAYSSISHMGFVTLGTFIAFSLVRDTGNLDAARLGLQGAMVQMISHGFISGAMFSCVGVLYDRMHSRMIRDYGGVANVMPWFAMFMVLFGMANSGLPGTSGFIGEFMVILASFQQHPLLAFGAATTLILGAAYTLWLVKRTIFGEVGNAHVAELEDINMREWIVLGTFAIGVLALGVYPKPLTDLMEPAIAQLASQLAATKL; encoded by the coding sequence GTGGCGAACGCCCCCCTTCTGAGCCTGTTGATCTGGTTGCCCATCCTCGGCGGCGCGCTGTCGCTGATGCTTGGCGAGAACCGCGCGAGCATGGCGCGCTGGCTTGCGCTGGGCACGGCGCTGCTCGCGCTCGCGCTGAGCATCCCGCTGTTCACCGGATTCGATTACGCCGCCACCGGCATGCAGTTCGTCGAACAGCACCAGTGGATCCCGGCCTACGACATCCGTTACGCGCTCGGCGCCGACGGCATCTCGGTCGCGCTGATCGGCCTGACCACGCTCACCACCGTGCTGGTGCTGATCGGTGCGTGGACCGCGATCGACGAACGCGTGAACCAGTACGTCGCCGCGTTCCTCGTGCTCGAAGGCCTGATGATCGGCGTGTTCTCCGCGCTCGACGGCATGCTGTTCTACGTGTTCTTCGAAGCCATGCTCATCCCGATGTTCATCATCATCGGCGTGTGGGGCGGCCCGCGGCGCGTGTACGCGTCGATCAAGTTCTTCCTGTACACCTTCCTCGGGTCGGTGTTCATGCTGGTCGGCATCATCTACCTGTACCTGAAGGGCGGTAGCTGGCAGCTGGCGGACATGGCGGCGCTGCCGCTGACCATGCAGGAGCAGACCTGGCTGTTCTTCGCCTTCCTCGCCGCGTTCTCGGTGAAAGTGCCGATGTTCCCGGTGCACACGTGGTTGCCGGATGCGCACGTGGAAGCGCCGACCGGTGGCTCGGTGGTGCTGGCGGCGATCATGCTGAAGATCGGCGGATACGGCTTCCTGCGTTTCACCCTGCCGATCGTGCCGGACGCCGGCCACGAGTTCGCGTGGGTCGTCATCGCGCTGTCGCTGATCGCCATCGTCTACATCGGCTTCGTCGCGCTGGTGCAGGACGACATGAAGAAGCTGATCGCGTACTCGTCGATCTCGCACATGGGCTTCGTGACCCTGGGCACCTTCATCGCCTTCTCGCTGGTGCGCGACACGGGCAACCTCGACGCCGCACGCCTCGGCCTGCAGGGCGCGATGGTGCAGATGATTTCGCACGGCTTCATCTCCGGTGCGATGTTCTCCTGCGTCGGCGTGCTCTACGACCGCATGCACAGCCGCATGATCCGCGACTACGGCGGCGTGGCGAACGTGATGCCGTGGTTCGCGATGTTCATGGTGCTGTTCGGCATGGCCAACTCGGGCCTGCCGGGCACGTCGGGTTTCATCGGCGAGTTCATGGTGATCCTCGCCAGCTTCCAGCAGCATCCGCTGCTCGCCTTCGGCGCGGCGACCACGCTGATCCTCGGCGCGGCCTACACGCTGTGGTTGGTCAAGCGCACGATCTTCGGCGAGGTCGGCAACGCCCACGTCGCCGAACTCGAAGACATCAACATGCGGGAATGGATCGTGCTCGGCACGTTCGCCATCGGTGTGCTCGCGCTCGGTGTGTATCCGAAGCCGCTGACCGACCTGATGGAACCCGCCATCGCCCAGCTCGCCAGCCAGCTGGCCGCGACCAAGCTCTGA